From the genome of Candidatus Nanopelagicales bacterium, one region includes:
- a CDS encoding DUF2516 family protein: protein MGDPVLLTALIVGYATLLLKIWAFVDAWRWSPQAYRDADRLRRWVWLWVLGFAVGLQLWQGFWRPGDDNTGRTLAWMAGIVVIAVYFFDVRPKVKRAAL, encoded by the coding sequence GTGGGAGACCCGGTCCTGCTCACGGCCCTGATCGTCGGCTACGCGACCCTGCTGCTGAAGATCTGGGCCTTCGTCGACGCGTGGCGCTGGTCGCCGCAGGCGTACCGGGACGCCGACCGGCTGCGCCGCTGGGTGTGGCTGTGGGTCCTCGGCTTCGCGGTCGGCCTGCAACTGTGGCAGGGGTTCTGGCGACCCGGGGACGACAACACCGGCCGCACCCTGGCCTGGATGGCCGGCATCGTGGTCATCGCCGTCTACTTCTTCGACGTCCGCCCCAAGGTCAAGCGCGCCGCGCTCTGA